One stretch of Toxoplasma gondii ME49 chromosome XI, whole genome shotgun sequence DNA includes these proteins:
- a CDS encoding hypothetical protein (encoded by transcript TGME49_307050), whose product MLPITVTTPRSPNCISRTEHSRVEHAGRMGGISTACRLMVSGWRVAAASRLRCGGEGADFHAEDGVERS is encoded by the exons ATGCTCCCAATCACAGTCACGACGCCGCGCTCTCCAAATTGTATTAGCAGGACTGAGCACAGTCGTGTGGAGCACGCGGGACGCATGGGAGGGATATCAACAG CTTGTAGGTTGATGGTCAGCGGGTGGCGGGTGGCTGCAGCCTCACGATTGCGATGTGGTGGCGAAGGAGCGGATTTCCACGCAGAAGACGGAGTGGAGCGGTCGTAA